The following proteins are co-located in the Alcaligenes faecalis genome:
- a CDS encoding CoA-acylating methylmalonate-semialdehyde dehydrogenase, whose translation MTEVVRVPLLIDGQHVQSKSTRWDDVLNPATQEVVAQVPYATMEELETIIASSAKAYESWRHSSQGARMRVMLNLQRLVRENSAKLAEAISREHGKTMPDAEGEVGRGLEVIEYACSIASMQLGEYAENAAGGIDVYTLIQPLGVCAGVTAFNFPVMLPCFMFPLAVACGNTFVLKPSEQDPSASLMLAELALEAGLPPGVLNVVHGGADIANALVTHPEVKAVSFIGSTAVGTEIHRRATEAGKRSQAMMGAKNHCIVMPDADRDVAINQLLGAAFGAAGQRCMAISVAVMVGETGEWVDELVKRAATMKVNVGTDRQADLGPLVSPRARQRVESLIEAGVQEGASLLLDGRGVKVPGYESGNFVGPTIFNDVKADMRIYEEEIFGPVLCIVRVNTLEEAVQFINRNPNGNGVSIFTQDGGHARYFQNRIDVGQIGINIPIPVPVAWFSFTGSRASKLGDLGPNGKQAVQFWTQTKTVTARWQAHANTMNTTISMT comes from the coding sequence ATGACGGAAGTGGTTCGCGTACCTTTGTTGATCGATGGACAACATGTTCAATCCAAGAGCACCCGTTGGGACGATGTGCTCAATCCAGCCACCCAGGAAGTCGTGGCCCAAGTGCCTTACGCTACGATGGAAGAGCTGGAAACCATTATTGCCAGCTCAGCCAAGGCCTATGAGAGCTGGCGTCATTCCAGCCAGGGCGCTCGCATGCGCGTCATGCTGAATCTGCAGCGTCTGGTGCGTGAAAACAGTGCCAAGCTGGCTGAAGCGATTTCGCGCGAACACGGCAAGACCATGCCTGACGCTGAAGGCGAAGTAGGTCGTGGCCTGGAAGTGATCGAATACGCGTGTTCCATTGCCTCGATGCAATTGGGCGAATACGCAGAAAATGCTGCAGGCGGTATTGACGTCTACACCTTGATCCAACCCTTGGGCGTGTGTGCAGGCGTGACCGCGTTCAACTTCCCGGTGATGCTGCCGTGCTTCATGTTCCCGCTGGCGGTTGCTTGCGGTAATACCTTCGTTTTAAAACCTTCCGAGCAGGATCCTAGCGCCAGTCTGATGCTGGCTGAGCTGGCTCTGGAAGCCGGTCTGCCGCCGGGCGTACTGAACGTGGTTCACGGCGGTGCCGATATTGCCAATGCTTTGGTCACTCACCCTGAAGTCAAAGCCGTATCCTTTATTGGTTCGACGGCTGTTGGTACCGAGATTCACCGCCGAGCAACCGAAGCGGGCAAGCGTTCGCAAGCCATGATGGGCGCTAAAAACCATTGCATCGTAATGCCTGATGCGGATCGTGATGTAGCGATCAACCAGTTGCTGGGGGCGGCTTTTGGTGCGGCAGGTCAGCGTTGCATGGCGATCTCGGTGGCCGTGATGGTCGGTGAAACCGGCGAGTGGGTCGATGAGTTGGTCAAGCGTGCGGCCACCATGAAGGTCAATGTCGGTACAGACCGTCAGGCCGACCTGGGGCCGCTGGTTTCGCCACGCGCTCGTCAGCGTGTGGAATCCCTGATTGAAGCCGGTGTGCAGGAAGGCGCCAGCCTCTTGCTGGATGGGCGTGGCGTGAAGGTGCCCGGTTATGAAAGCGGCAACTTTGTGGGCCCAACCATTTTCAATGACGTGAAAGCCGATATGCGCATTTACGAAGAAGAAATCTTCGGTCCTGTGCTGTGCATTGTGCGCGTCAACACACTGGAAGAGGCGGTACAGTTCATTAACCGCAACCCCAATGGTAATGGCGTGTCCATCTTCACTCAGGACGGTGGCCATGCACGCTATTTCCAGAACCGTATCGACGTGGGCCAGATCGGTATCAATATCCCTATTCCTGTGCCTGTGGCCTGGTTTAGTTTCACTGGCTCGCGTGCATCCAAACTGGGTGACCTGGGTCCGAATGGCAAACAGGCTGTTCAGTTCTGGACTCAGACCAAAACCGTGACGGCTCGTTGGCAGGCTCACGCCAATACGATGAATACAACCATCAGCATGACGTAA